The genomic DNA AATAGATCGTAAATAAAGGTCATCATATATTTTTTCAGTACTGAAACAAACTCTATGCAGTACATAAGCAATGTTGATTTGTTTCATTCATCAGTTTGTAAGAGTTCACAGGCTCGATGGCAAAATTCATTGGATAAGAGcaaattaatatattaatatcaGTTATTTTGTAGGCTACTGGTATTTAACCATGTAGTGCTAAATGCGTGCTAGGCTATTCTTAGCTGTCTAATAGCACTAAATATGTGTTTTTTACCAACATCAAACTTCTATATTATATAGACTTGTCCACCTTCACCCAGTGAAAGATATGAATGGTCCTTTGGAAATCGACCTCCTGGCTTTATTGCCTTCATTCATCTTTCTTGTGTTTCATCTTTCTGGTGTTTGTTTCCATGTGTGGACCAGCAGAACAGCACAGGGATGACACGGAGGAACACGTACGTGTGTGAACGAACTAGCACTGACCGCTACTCCGCCATCCCCAATGGCAAGGACTGCAGGTGAGGGCCAGGGCGGTGAGAGGGGCCAGCATTCTGGATCCGGGCCTCCTGACTATCGTGCTATTCTCATTCATTCTCACTCACTGTCTTTTTTTCTCGGTGTCCCAGTCTGACGGAGATGTCTGCATCTGGCACTGGTTCCTCTGGGTCTCCAGCAGCTTCTGCAGTACTGGCGTCCGCTCGGCCACGGCTCATGAACTCCATATCCGCCTCAACCCACCCCACCAAGTCCCCCCTCCCGCCCATTGAGGACAACGCAGAGTTCAAGGGGTGAGAGGTCTTCACCTAACAGCAGCCGCGTAGAAGCCTCGTGACCTCATGACCTACTGACCTTGAGTGTTCAGcatcagaacagaaacaaactTTTTTGGGCTCCTTAAACATCCTTGATTTCCTGACATAtatatccttctctctctccctctctctctctctctctctctctccgattCTAGCTCAAGCTCTCAGGTTCCTGGTGCGTCTCCGTCTGCCCAGAGCCTCAGCGTCTGCACGCCGGAGCGGACGCGTTTCCCCCGCGGTACCACCAGTCGCAGCACCTTCCACGGAGCACAGCTGCAGGAGCGGCGTAGCGCCACCTACAACGGTCCGCCAGCCTCGCCCTCGCTCTCCCACGATACGGGGGCTCTGGCCCAGGCTCGCAGGGGCACATCCACCGGCATCATCAGCAAGATCACCTCAAAGCTGGCACGCAGGTGAGCAAGTCACGCCCGACACTGAGGGCAGCCAGTACCTGCCCACCTGTCCCCTTCACCTGTCCCCTTCACCTGTCCCCTTCACCTGTCCCCTCACCTGTGACAATCTAGTCAAAACAGCACGGAGCAGAATACAAATATGCACATACCAACATACAAacccacacatactcatacacatatGCTTGCAAGAACACACatatactctcacacacacacacacacacacacacacacactgcactgggCTTTTCATGTTTCAGACTACAGTGTGTCAAAGTCATCGATGAACAAATGTGATGTGCATTAGCTATGTTCACGTGTACCTCTGTGTAAAGGTCTGCTTTGCCATGTCAGACTCGTGCTGTAGTGATGTGATTTGTATTGTGGTATGTTGTATAATATGAttcatatttgtatatatacaaATAATATAATATGATTCATAGAGGATGTGGGTTGGCAGTCatgggtttgtgtttgtgggttGGCATGTAGTGATTGGTTTGTGGTTTGGCGTGTAGTGATTGGTTTGTGGTTTGGCGTGTAGTGctgggtttgtgtttgtggtttgGCGTGTAGTGctgggtttgtgtttgtggtttgGTGTGTAGTGATTGCTTGGAtgggtttgtgtttgtgatcAGGAGCAGCTCCGGGGAGCCCAAGGACGACGTCCGTGACTGTAAGCCACGTTCTCTGCGCTTCACGTGGAGCATGAAGACCACGTCGTCCCTGGAACCGGGTGACATGATGCGCGAGATTCGCAAGGTGCTGGACGCCAACAACTGCGACTACGAGCAGCGCGAGCGTTTCCTGCTCTTCTGTGTCCATGGCGATGCACGACAGGACAACCTGGTCCAATGGGAGATGGAAGTATGCAAGTTGCCCCGCCTCTCTCTCAACGGTGTGCGCTTCAAACGCATCTCGGGCACCTCCATTGCCTTCAAGAACATTGCGTCCAAAGTGGCCAATGAGCTGAAGCTGTGATTGATCTTCAGGAAACCGAACAATACACATGGATGTGCTGAGCGTCTCAGAATAAAGCGAGTGTAGTCGTCATGGTGATGTCTACACTCTCAGCGAGTGTGGTCGTTATGGCGATGTCTACACTCAGTGAGTTTGGCTGCCATTTTGAGTTTACTGCTTTGTGGGGCTCCTGCTGTATTGTTTGCTCAGTGGCAGGTTTAATAACGGGTTTAATAACAGGTTTAATAACAGGTTTAAACCCCCTTCCTACTACTGCAGTCTCTCTTTGCTCACAAATCACATACACTGAGATAGTATCTCCATTTTTGCAATAATATGCGATGTGAAGGTTAGCAGATTGGATTTCCTTTGGCAAGGTTTCGGAGACTTGCAATGCTACTTTTTCCACATGTACAGATTCAGGGTGTTTTGTTGACTTGTTCATAGAGTTGTATAATACGAGACTCTTTCAGTCTTCGTATCTGAAGATGTTGTATAGTCTTGAGTTCTGTATAGGATGTTCacgttaaagtgtgtgtgtgtgtgtgtgtgtgtgtgtgtgtgtgtgtgtgtgtgtgtgtgtgtgtgtgtgtgtgtgtgtgtgtgtgtgcgtgcgtgtgtatatgggcgtgcctgtgtatgtgcgtgcgtgcatgtgtctcTCATGTTGATGCTTAGTCCTTTGCTTTCCCCatgtttttagttttattttGCCTCCACCAGGTCATATGACATTTtaattattgatttttttttttctcacaggCATTTCTTCTCCCCTTTAAGCAGGTGTGGCTGTAACcctgtgtgtggggctgaaTAACAGTGTTTTGTAGAGCGCATCCCAAAGGCTTCCTGGTATTAACCTCCAGCTTGTTTGACatttttttcattcttttcATGCAAGCAAAGAAAAGTCCAGTCACTAAATTGTGGTGTTAGTAAGTGTAACGGTGAATATTATGACTTTGGTAGTGGTTAAAGTGGTGATGCTGTAAACAGCCTGAACAGGAGCAGACATGACTGAGATGGCCTGACCTTCTCTCTCTTATTTCAGTTTACGCCTTTAATGTGCTGCACTGCAGATCCTGCTCAGAATGTCGCCCAGATGCAAATGAaaggtgtagggtgtaggatgcttctgtttttgaagatgttctttcattttgtttcttctgtagttgatggtggtggagatgctGATGTTGTGTGAGGCCACTTATGCTGGGAGGGTTCTGCACGTTTTCCACTGAGATGATGAGGGTTAAACGTGCAGCTCGTGTTGTTACTCTaattctgacagaagaaaaggTCCACAATTGCACGTGCTCAAAGGAAAGCTAAGGAAAGCTTTTGTTTAGTGTCCTTTTAAAAAAAATAGTGTTTCTCAAGAGGAGTAAGGAGGTTTGAGGTgtgatggagcaggtggaggtgctgtgcTCCGTGCTGTAGTGTTACATTTCCTGAGTCTTCAGGGCAGCCTCAGTGGAGGAAGCAGCTCAGAGGGGGTGTGAAGAAAACAGGATTTCCTTGAAACACAAATACCCTTTCTACACCTAACAAGTctgtttccacacacacatacacaccttccTCTAAACGTagtactgtacattaaaaaaaaagaatcagTCTCACAGGTGCACATTAAAGCTTTACTTGAAAAGAAATGTTTGAGCCACAGCCTGATGTCTTTCTTTACTTtaacccctaacctctaacACCGAACCCTTCAAATCACCTTCATGTGATTTACTACACATCTTGCTGGAACCCTACAGACATGCGCACAGGAAACACGGAAGCAGTTCTGAGTCTCTTCTACGttccaaaaacaaaaataaacatctcGCACAGTGCAAACAATGATCCACACCAGCATTTAAAAGCATTTAACAGTGTTAAGAAGTCTGGGTTAGGCTTGTTTATGTTTTGTAGCATTAACAGCACTTTTGATGCCTGGAGGGGTTTCACAGGTCACCCTGGTAATGAGCCTCCAGATTGGGCACTCTCATTTCTGTGCAGGAACGAGGTCGTCGATGCATCCACCCGTCTCCAGCCTCTTCTCCATCCTGATCAGAAGCTTCACCCCATCCACCACCAGCTGGGTCACCTCTACTTCTGTCAGTCCAATAGTCTGCAGGTTGCTTATTTTATACATCTCAGGCAGGTCTATGTATAGAGACATTCCACAAGTTTAGTATGTCAGGTTGAAGGCAGTGTTTTCTAATGGTAGTATGTCAGGTTGAAGGCAGTGTTTTCTAATGGTAGTATGTCAGGTTGAAGGCAGTGTTTACTAATGGTCTAATGGTAGTATGTCAGGTTGAAGGCAGTGTTTACTAATGGTCTAATGGTAGTATGTCAGGTTGAAGGCAGTGTTTACTAATGGTCTAATGGTAGTATGTCAGGTTGAAGGCAGTGTTTTCTAATGGTCTAATGGTAGTATGTCAGGTTGAAGGCAGTGTTTTCTAATGGTCTAATGGTAGTATCATATCAGGTTGAAGGGCTGTTCCATACCTGCCATCTCCATGCGTAGCCGCAGTCTGTCCAGGATGCTGTCCCGGCGCCCATGTGCGTACACATGCTGGAGCCTGGCAGTGATGCTGGCCTTCATACCTGTGCCCAGCTCCGCAGGTGAGCTCACCAGCCAGCCCAGGTGAGGCTTCCATACGAATGGGTGCCTCAGCCTCTTATAGAGTGCCTCCACCTGGAGGAAATGATGAATCTAAGAGTGTAGTGGCATTCTGGAGCCCATTCGCGCACACTGTACAAGACAAAAAGACAATCACGCAGTGCAGCTGGACGATGGCTCGGTAGTGTCGCACCTTCAGGATGTTGATGCAGACAGCTGCAAAGGCCTCCTGGATATTGGCATCGTTTCTGGACGACACCAATCTCAGATGGTCCTCCATGTTGAACCAAATGGCCAGAGTTCCATCCTCACTCACCCTGTAAGACAAATCAAGGTCAAACTGCCTGTAAACCTTGGTTATCTGTACCTGTGTCTGGACATGTAGATTGATTATTAACACCATCTTGGCTAAAGGACACCTTAAGTAAAGCATTTGACCTCACAGAGAAGGCTTATATACATCACATCCAGAGATGTTGTGCACCACCCAGTTTTACTACAGTGTTCTATAGTGAAGTGACCTTAGATTTATTCATCTATCTATTGCTCTTCAATTATAGACCATATGCAGTGAATATTTCCATAGCGTGGGTTAACCCTCACTTCTGGGAATCCATCACTGTAGTGTTTTGTTACTATTGGTTAAAGCAGTGTCATTAGCTCATGTCAACGAGTGAGTCATTTATTGAGTGCTTGATCTTGTAGACTTAGGTGAGCACCAATCTCAGCACCAGGGACCTCCAGTGTGACTGATTTATCCCATATCATGAGCATCTGGTGAGTTTTACCACAAGGCTCTTGCATCAGGCCAATCACGGCTCACACCACTCTTCATTAACAAAGGAGATGGGGCGTCCATAACGATTCCTTTATCCTTCATCTCTTCATTGAGCTCCTCCATGGAGTAAAGTTTGCCTGGGAACTCCTTACCAAGTTCATTCAGAGCTGGTAAATGAGCAATTTCAGATTAATTATTCAaattatgttcaaataataaGAATCTTTGTCATATGTAAAGGAGAATGCTGTTAAACAGACCTTTTTATCCAGTATCCCATCATGCACTATATCCCATCATTAACTATATGACTGTCATTATAACAGCTGGACACTTCAGGCCTTCAGCTCAGTGTACTGAGTAGTGAAGCGAGTGCATTTAGTGCAGTACCTTCTTTAGCCAGTGTGAGGAGCTCTCTCCGTTCTCCTCTACTAATATGTGTGGGGAAGCAGTAGTCCTCTACACAGCGGGCAGCACTCACCTCACAACTTACTGCATAGGTGTGGTCAAAGTCATcccctccctacacacacacacacacacacacacacacactgtgtgattCAGCAGTCATTTGGAAATCCTGATAATCTACATGTGAAAATCTGAATAATTAACACTCACCTTCAGGTTGTCATAATTGAAGTCACTCTGTTGAATAATTTGAGGGTCGACTTTGTAGCTGTGATAGGCTTCAATAATGCGCTCAAAAAAGGCACAGAAGAGAATGTAGGATTGGGCATCTCCAGCTAAACAACCCACCATCAAGGGCCCTGCACGTGTTCCTGTGTCACACAACAACGCACACTTCAAGGAGAAGACGTGGAGGAATGTGGAACATGAATACTGCAGTTTTGCAGTTGTTTTATTAGCACTTGTGTTGGAGGACATGAACGTTTCGAGTGAGAGCAGAAAGGTGAGAATGAGGGATCAGAGAGGTGAGAATGAGGGAGCAGAGAGGTGAGAATGAGGGAGCAGAGAGATGAGAATGAGGGAGCAGAGAGGTGAGAATGAGGGAGCAGAGAGATGAGAATGAGGGAGCAGAGAGATGAGAATGAGGGAGCAGAGAGGTGAGAATGAGGGAGCAGAGAGGTGAGAATGAGGGAGCAGAGAGATGAGAATGAGGGAGCAGAGAGGTGAGAATGAGGGAGCAGAGAGATGAGAATGAGGGAGCAGAGAGGTGAGAATGAGGGAGCAGAGAGATGAGAATGAGGGAGCAGAGAGATGAGAATGAGGGAGCAGAGAGGTGAGAATGAAGGAGCAGAGAGGTGAGAATGAGGGAGCAGAGAGATGAGAATGAGGGAGCAGAGAGGTGAGAATGAGGGAGCAGAGAGATGAGAATGAGGGAGCAGAGAGGTGAGAATGAAGGAGCAGAGAGGTGAGAATGAGGGAGCAGAGAGATGAGAATGAGGGAGCAGAGAGATGAGAATGAGGGAGCAGAGAGGTGAGAATGAAGGAGCAGAGAGGTGAGAATGAGGGAGCAGAGGTGAGAATGAGGGAGCAGAGAGATGAGAATGAGGGAGCAGAGAGGTGAGAATGAAGGAGCAGAGAGGTGAGAATGAGGGAGCAGAGGTGAGAATGAGGGAGCAGAGAGATGAGAATGAGGGAGCAGAGAGGTGAGAATGAAGGAGCAGAGAGGTGAGAATGAGGGAGCAGAGAGATGAGAATGAGGGAGCAGAGAGATGAGAATGAGGGAGCAGagaggtgagagtgagagagcagagaggtgagagagagtgagtgagcagAGAGAAGCTGTAATAGATGTGTTATGAGTTATCCACTCCATAACACGAGGAGCATTTTATCTTTGGCAGAATTGTGTGCCTTTTTTCTCTGATGCCTTGAGACACTAGAGTTGCATGTTGGTACACATTATAAATCAATGCACTTTCTGGGCAACAAACAAGAGTTATACATAAAAAACAACCTTAAGCTGCTCTGCTAGTTTTTATTACTATgatttgaaaaaaaatctgtttttcATTTAAACTTTTGATAATTTTGATAAGACTAGGTCACCAAGTATTATTCTCTGCAGGTCAGTAAAATTCAGTTTAACAGACAGAAGCATCTCACCTGGGTCTTCTAGCCCTGGACGAATGATGTCATCGAAGATGACCCCGCTCTCAGTAGCACGGTTAAATTGGCGGGTGTACATGTGCAGGTCTAGGACTTGTGCCATACAGGTGTAATTCCCATCTAAACTGGGGAACTCTTCTTTGGGTGAGCCCCTCTTGAGCCTTAGCCTGGTCATTGGGTCTGGTGGTACCATGCTCTACAAGAAACATTGTGTCATGATAAGATTGAGACATCAAACCACATCACAGTGTGATTCAGGGACTACAGCCCTCTTGCTGTTTTAACTACCATTACAAAGGGTCGTCCAGCCTGCCATTTAGTGAACCACTCCATCCTCAAAGGTGTCGAGAACGGTAAGATAGCAGAGGGGGCAGAAGTTAATGTAGTATCATAATGACTGCAACGATAACACTGCCTAGCCTGctctgtgattttttttttctttttcctgtTTTTGTTTGCTGATGCAGACCACGGCAAGGGACTTTCCTCATTTCACGGTGTGAAAGTGTCTGCTGTGTTTTTGTGGAGGGGAATACCTCAAGCAAAGACTTGTACCTTGTCTCCATGGGGTGGTCTGCAGGAGCTAAAAGAGATGTGTACCGTTAGCGACAGCTGCCATGCTACATTTAAGGGAATTAAATGCCCTCAAATGCCTTAATTGGGCAGGTTTTTAAAGTTCGGCTCTCTACTCCACACCATAATACatcaaatgaaagaatgaaCATAAGGTAAAGTGTGGACTATGTCCACGTTCATTCAAAGGCATTTACGGTTGCATGCAGCTTGTGTACCAAGAACTTCAATGCCAAGCATAACAACGGAGACATGCAGGAGACACTTACGCCTGATTACCCACGCGTCCTTTCTCTTCCACATCCTCGTTAGCTGTGGTGTCTGATTCTCGTGTACGTATGTGGAGTAGACTTTGCACAGAGAGGAGTGAAGCACTGTAGCTCATGACAGCTGGTCTTTATGCTGGAGAGGAGAGCTAACAATAGTCTGGGGGTCTAtgcacccacactccacctccttTGTACAAAGCCTGGCAGAGTTCACATTGGTGTCATGTTGTTGGGCTGTAATAATGAGTCTATTTTTGACAGCCACGTCATGTTTTATTTGTGTGCTGGGGGTATGTGCAGTTAGCATTGTTGTGGAAGGGCAGTTTGCTTTGTATACATTTCTGGCTGCAACAGTCTTGAATCAGTTCGGAGGTCTTGGAGGAAATGGCAAAGTCACATTTAGAAACTGTAGGTTACAGCTCAtatttacctgtgtgtgtgtgattcattcCACTGTTCCATTTGCATCATGCATATGTATAACAGAATGTTTGAGTCACCTCACAGATGTGTGTATGCACCAGATGTGAAGACTCGCAGGTTTCTAATGCTATGGTTTCTCACTTCTGAAGATCTAGTGTTACAGGAGTGCTGGGAACAGCCTCGCACAGGTTAACCAgcacaagtttttttttatttgaacaaaaCACAGAATGCCATTTTGTAACATCATGTATAAAAATACAAGTCTTGCTTAGAAGATGTACACAGTTCCAGTGTCCTGCCTTGAGGCATCAGCAATTTCTTCACTTCAGTAATTTCTTGGTTTGTTAAGTATAATGTTCATGTCCATGTTCCAGCTGCCCAGAAGGCTCTACACATCTCTACACGTCGTCCAGTCCTGTGGTGTCCACCTTAACCTTAATGAACAGCGTGTCATCTCTCACATAAACAGCATTCCGGGGAGCCTCCAGGTCGTGGTGGGAGATGAAGCGTGGGAAGCCCAGGGCCGGGTTGGCGTCGGACGTGGGCCTGCGGAACCTCTCGTTGGCAGCGTCGGGGGTGAAGCTGTGGTTGATATGGTTTCGGCAGCCGCTCTGGTCCAGCACGGTGAGCGTGACGTTCTGATGG from Brachyhypopomus gauderio isolate BG-103 chromosome 12, BGAUD_0.2, whole genome shotgun sequence includes the following:
- the LOC143527946 gene encoding creatine kinase M-type isoform X2, giving the protein MWKRKDAWVIRPPADHPMETRYKSLLESMVPPDPMTRLRLKRGSPKEEFPSLDGNYTCMAQVLDLHMYTRQFNRATESGVIFDDIIRPGLEDPGTRAGPLMVGCLAGDAQSYILFCAFFERIIEAYHSYKVDPQIIQQSDFNYDNLKGGDDFDHTYAVSCEVSAARCVEDYCFPTHISRGERRELLTLAKEALNELGKEFPGKLYSMEELNEEMKDKGIVMDAPSPLLMKSGVSRDWPDARALWVSEDGTLAIWFNMEDHLRLVSSRNDANIQEAFAAVCINILKVEALYKRLRHPFVWKPHLGWLVSSPAELGTGMKASITARLQHVYAHGRRDSILDRLRLRMEMADLPEMYKISNLQTIGLTEVEVTQLVVDGVKLLIRMEKRLETGGCIDDLVPAQK
- the LOC143527946 gene encoding creatine kinase M-type isoform X1; translated protein: MSYSASLLSVQSLLHIRTRESDTTANEDVEEKGRVGNQASCRPPHGDKSMVPPDPMTRLRLKRGSPKEEFPSLDGNYTCMAQVLDLHMYTRQFNRATESGVIFDDIIRPGLEDPGTRAGPLMVGCLAGDAQSYILFCAFFERIIEAYHSYKVDPQIIQQSDFNYDNLKGGDDFDHTYAVSCEVSAARCVEDYCFPTHISRGERRELLTLAKEALNELGKEFPGKLYSMEELNEEMKDKGIVMDAPSPLLMKSGVSRDWPDARALWVSEDGTLAIWFNMEDHLRLVSSRNDANIQEAFAAVCINILKVEALYKRLRHPFVWKPHLGWLVSSPAELGTGMKASITARLQHVYAHGRRDSILDRLRLRMEMADLPEMYKISNLQTIGLTEVEVTQLVVDGVKLLIRMEKRLETGGCIDDLVPAQK